Within Proteobacteria bacterium CG1_02_64_396, the genomic segment ATGATTCATTTGCCGAATTACACGCAAAAATATTGAACACATTGATGCGATCAAAGGTCATGTTGTCAGCAGATAGGCATCTAAGCGGTATGATTCTACGGGGGTACAAGGGGCCAAGAAATGAAGCTTGTAATTTTGACCCTAATGCACTGGCAAACTAGGAGGCGTCCATGAAAGTCATATGGAAAATATTTACATTAATCGTAACTATTCAGCCCCACCCCTAAAAAAACGCTTGACAAGGTTTTCCCAAGAAAAGCCAGTCCTCGCCTTAATCTACCGGGAGCCGCTCAAAAGGGTGTTTCCTGTGCCCCATAAGGCGCCCTAACCCTCGCCGATGCAGGGGGGGGTGTGCGGGGCTCTTCAGCGCGTGAAGAACGGGGTCAGGTCTTGAAATACCAGTTTTACCCCCCCTTACCGTACCCCTTTGACAAGTCGGAACGGGGTCAGCGTCAGGGGAGAGGTTGGGCTTGGGGGTCTCGATCAGCAGGTGGTAGTGGTTGCTAATGCTCTAAGCCGACCGCGTCACTTTGCTGGAAAATCCGATGGTAGTCGGCCCGCTTGTTTTGCCCGCGCGTGTGCAGCTTGCCCCGAACGATGATCCGTCCCTTGGTGAGGGGGAACTCCTCCAGGATTTGGGTCGCGATGTCCCACCCCGCCCGCTGCAACGCGGGGGTGATGTATTTGGTGCAGATGTCGCGTTCGGTCAGCGCTCGTTTGTCGATCAAACGGGGCTCCTCTTCCTTGGTGCGATGGACTTGGGGGGACGAGGCATCAGATTGGAAACATAGCATTGGTGGGGTATTGGGCACAGGCAACAAAAACCCCGCAAGGCTCACGCCCTGCGGGTTTTTTTGTTGGGTCTTTGGGGGTGCGGCGACCGGTCGCCGCATGAGCGGTATGCGCGGGTTGCGGTCCACGAGCGAGTCGAACCGCGACCCGCCGGGCTTGGGTGGGGGGCATTCAGCCGCGACCGCATCCGTGTGGCGACCTCTTCCTGTGATGCGACCTTGCCCTCGGCGATCTCCCGCTCGCCCAAAGCAAGGGTTTCAAGGAGGGGCTTCCCGTGGGCATCGCCGACATACATCGCGATGTATTGAGGAGTGGCGCATGACGTCCCCTTTTACCGTGCCGGAAGCTCGGTCCCCTCGTTCAAAATCGCCACATAGTCGGCGTAGCTGAAGAGGCGGTTGCGTTTTTGGAGGGTCAATTCCCGAACGATGTCGAGTTGTACCAAGTTGGCGAGCGCCTTGTTCACCGTGGCGGGGGTGAGACCGGTTTGAACGACCAGCCAACCCGAGGTGGCGATGGGGTGGGCCATTAGGGCGCGGTGGACCTGAAGGGTCGAGGCGGCCGGTCGGCCCAGCGTCGAGATGGCGTCGCGGTGGCGATCGGTCAGATCCACGAGCCGCCGCGCCGTATCCACCGCCTGACCGGCGGTGACGACGACCGCCTCGGCGAAGAAATCGAGCCACGCCTCCCAATCGCCGGTGTGCCGCACGCCGTCCAGCAATGTGTAGTAATACTGGCGATGGGTTTTGAAATAGAGACTCAGGTAGAGCATCGGGGTCTGCAAAACCTTGTGCTCGCACAAAAGCAGGGCGATCAGCAGGCGGCCCAAACGTCCGTTGCCGTCGAGGAAGGGGTGAATTGTCTCGAACTGCACATGGGCCAGCGCCGCCTTGAGCAGGATCGGCGTCGCCTCGGGTTGATCGTGCAGGAAGAGCTCCAGTTGCCCCATGCACTCCATAACCCGATCAGCCGGAGGCGGGACAAAGGCGGCATTGCCGGGGCGGGTTCCGCCGAGCCAATTCTGGCTGCGCCGGAATTCCCCCGGGGTTTTGCTGCTGCCGCGCCCCTGGTTGAGCAATACGCCGTGGACCTCGCGGATCAGCCGCAGCGACAGCGGCAACCCTTCGTCCAGCAGGCGCAACCCATGATCGAGCGCCGCGACGTATTGGCTGACCTCGCGCACATCGTCCAATGGGACGCCGGGGGCTTGGTCGAGCTCGAAAAGAAGCAGGTCGGACAGGGAGGATTGAGTCCCCTCGATCATGGAGGAGAGCACCGCCTCCTTGCGGACGTACATGTAGAGAAACAGCGCGGTATCGGGCAGCAAGGTCGAGACACTGTCCAGCCGCCCAAGAGCCAGCAGGGCCTGGTCGAATTTGGCCCGCAGCTCGGGACTCCAGTCGATGGGGGGGGAGGGGGGCAATGGGGCGGGCACGAAGGCTTGGACCTGTTCGCCCGCCGTCGAGATGGAGACGTAGGTTCCCTGTACGGAGCGTTGCATTTTGGACCTCATCCTAAAATAAGAACCGTCTTTATTTTATTTAAGGGCGACAAGTTGAAATAAGAAAGCGGTTTGTTGGAAGGATGGTGGCGCAAGTCGCACCCGAGCCCCACAGGCCAAAGCGAGCCCCCCCCCGATTCTGAGCCGAACCCAGTGCTGCCGTTGTTCTTGCGTCGTTCGCGAATCGCGAATAGCGTATTCCCCATGATCCTCAAACCCCAAGACATCGTCGTTCTGCTCAAGATTGCCGCCCTGCCGCAGCCGGGGTGGAGCTACGCCCCGTTGGCGTTGGAACTCGGGATGAGTTCTTCCGAGGTGCACGCCGGGGTGAAGCGGCTGGTGGCGGCGGGATTGTTGGATCTTCAGATGGCGTACATTTCCCCCATGGTGCCGCCCGCAATTCGTTCGATGATCGCTAGTCGGGAAATGGCCAATCCTGTTTCGGGTGGTGGAATACAGCGCAAAGGGTTGTTTGATCTACTGCGCTTTGGCGTCCCCTACATTTTTGCCCCCGACCGGGGGGCGATGACGCGGGGGGTGCCAACGGCCCACGCCGCGCCCCCCTTGAATACGCAGATTCTCCCCGATGGTGAGCCGGTTCCGGTTTGGCCCGATCCCGAGGGGGAGGCGCGGGGATTGGCGTTTTCCCCCCTCTACAAGTCGGTTCCCCTGGCGGCCCGGAACGACGCCCGGCTCTACGAATTGCTCGCCCTGGTCGATGCCCTGCGCGGCGGACGGGCCAGGGAGCGGGCGCTGGCCGCCGAATACCTCGAACGTCGCCTGAACGGCGATTGGGATTGGGCGCCATGAATCGGCTCGATCCCAATTTGGCAAACCTCACCTTGGTGGCCGAACGATTGGGGGACATGGTAGGGGAGGTCGTTTTTCTCGGGGGTTGCGCGGTGGGGTTGTTGCTCACCGACCCCGCTGCGCCCCCCGTTCGGGCGACCGTCGATGTGGACGTCATCGCCGAACTCGCCTCGACCGGTGCTTATCACCGCTTCGGCGAGCGGTTGCGGGCGCTGGGTTTTCGGGAGGAC encodes:
- a CDS encoding cell filamentation protein Fic, encoding MQRSVQGTYVSISTAGEQVQAFVPAPLPPSPPIDWSPELRAKFDQALLALGRLDSVSTLLPDTALFLYMYVRKEAVLSSMIEGTQSSLSDLLLFELDQAPGVPLDDVREVSQYVAALDHGLRLLDEGLPLSLRLIREVHGVLLNQGRGSSKTPGEFRRSQNWLGGTRPGNAAFVPPPADRVMECMGQLELFLHDQPEATPILLKAALAHVQFETIHPFLDGNGRLGRLLIALLLCEHKVLQTPMLYLSLYFKTHRQYYYTLLDGVRHTGDWEAWLDFFAEAVVVTAGQAVDTARRLVDLTDRHRDAISTLGRPAASTLQVHRALMAHPIATSGWLVVQTGLTPATVNKALANLVQLDIVRELTLQKRNRLFSYADYVAILNEGTELPAR